The Hahella sp. HNIBRBA332 genome window below encodes:
- a CDS encoding EAL domain-containing protein — MKLGATAGRLAALLIILVACVILILLDYRERTRNYYQSMQVELQQTQKNVSASTRRIMEHIAILRRTAESYLLSNHEDHLYSELSANLAYDPTRNLFAMDTLQPPFTTSQVGNLTGLGDIQGRQPNYYREMEMALALTPIFRATKENLPESNWVYYISQNRFLYIAPWIESDKFAYTNESLSLEFFTLALPYHNPERTPFWTRVYVDEFGEGLMVTAAAPIYASDVFNGAVAIDITLDVLKGFVRNPNLSAGELFIVNQSHQLLAHPTLTSSHANTAATFPEALPNGVDNFISHPKDIPTDTFLEIKGYALIRTNIDETPWHLLLSVEQSAIRYAIIEQMTPELALAALIVLFAAFIQRYFLTAGQLERSQRRYRQMFEHCDAVQIILDPQNNKVIDANPAACDFFGFSSEMMGNISASRLFLSENNEMLDEKWLPSLQSGKTVIAARRGDNRSSLVEMYVSEIKDKVCSYLYLIVHDITDRKRSEEQIRLQAYYDPLTRLPNRSYLFEHLNSLIASHKREHARLAVLFIDLDRFKQVNDNLGHGVGDKLLQQVSNRLKSRLRESDMLARLGGDEFTVVLPHLREETDAIHVAKILLQQLAESFSVGDYELHIGASIGVTLFPKDGEDASTLIKNADIAMYKAKDNGRNQYRFFEERMNEAVASRLMLEGDIREATHNEQFHLEFQPIIDLKNMRLAGAEALLRWLHPRFGELHPREFMSIAEETGNIVQISEWLLQNALNLAAEWQYSRPADQQPFIAVNMSRRQLINSQHVKRWRDIIRQSEVPPSSLVLELTEHNLLNEFEESRRSLMELHQMGVRLSLDDYGHGASSLTLLKDLPISMLKLDGLLIRNLGRKTKEEVLMDALVKMGRAMDMKIVAEGVETPQQLAVLRESGCDYGQGYLFSPPAQPRELSMMLEKVFSVQTQDD; from the coding sequence ATGAAGTTGGGGGCCACCGCGGGCAGACTCGCAGCGCTGCTGATTATTCTCGTAGCCTGCGTCATACTGATCCTGCTTGATTACCGCGAACGCACGCGCAATTACTACCAATCCATGCAAGTGGAGCTGCAACAGACGCAGAAGAACGTCAGCGCCTCTACTCGTCGCATCATGGAACACATCGCCATTCTACGCCGCACAGCGGAAAGTTATTTATTGAGCAATCACGAGGATCATCTGTACAGCGAGCTATCCGCCAATCTCGCCTATGACCCCACGCGAAATCTCTTCGCCATGGATACCCTGCAACCGCCATTCACCACAAGCCAAGTGGGCAATCTCACTGGCCTGGGGGATATTCAGGGACGCCAGCCGAATTACTATCGCGAAATGGAAATGGCGCTGGCGTTGACGCCGATCTTCCGCGCCACCAAAGAGAATCTGCCGGAGTCTAATTGGGTTTACTATATTTCCCAGAACCGCTTCCTTTATATTGCGCCCTGGATTGAGTCCGATAAATTCGCCTACACCAATGAATCGCTGTCACTAGAGTTCTTCACCCTGGCCCTGCCCTATCACAATCCCGAACGCACCCCCTTCTGGACCCGGGTGTACGTGGATGAGTTTGGTGAGGGCCTGATGGTCACCGCCGCAGCGCCCATTTACGCCAGTGACGTTTTCAATGGCGCTGTGGCTATCGATATTACTCTCGATGTGCTCAAAGGGTTTGTGCGCAACCCCAACTTGTCGGCGGGAGAGCTGTTTATTGTCAACCAGTCGCACCAGTTGCTGGCGCATCCGACTTTGACGTCCTCCCACGCGAATACCGCCGCCACCTTTCCTGAGGCGTTGCCCAACGGGGTCGACAACTTCATTTCTCACCCCAAGGACATCCCCACCGACACGTTCCTTGAGATCAAAGGCTACGCACTGATACGCACCAATATAGATGAGACGCCCTGGCACCTGCTGCTGAGTGTGGAGCAGTCCGCCATACGCTACGCCATCATTGAGCAAATGACGCCGGAATTGGCGCTGGCGGCGTTAATCGTTCTTTTCGCCGCATTTATACAGCGTTATTTTCTCACCGCCGGTCAACTGGAGCGCAGCCAGCGCCGCTATCGGCAAATGTTTGAACACTGCGACGCCGTGCAGATTATTCTCGATCCCCAGAACAACAAAGTCATCGACGCCAATCCCGCCGCCTGCGATTTCTTCGGATTTTCCAGCGAAATGATGGGAAATATCTCCGCTTCGCGTTTATTTCTCTCTGAAAACAATGAGATGCTGGATGAGAAGTGGCTGCCGTCCTTACAATCCGGAAAGACAGTCATTGCCGCCCGCCGCGGCGACAACCGCTCCAGTCTGGTGGAAATGTACGTTTCCGAAATCAAAGACAAGGTCTGTTCCTACCTGTATTTGATTGTGCATGACATTACTGACCGCAAACGCAGCGAAGAGCAGATCCGCTTGCAAGCTTATTACGACCCTCTCACCCGACTGCCCAACCGCAGTTATCTGTTTGAGCACCTCAATTCGCTGATCGCCAGTCACAAACGGGAACATGCGCGTCTGGCGGTGCTGTTCATCGATCTGGACCGCTTCAAGCAAGTGAACGACAATCTGGGACACGGCGTGGGAGACAAGCTGTTGCAGCAGGTCTCCAACAGGCTCAAGTCGCGGCTCAGAGAAAGCGACATGTTGGCGCGCCTGGGTGGAGACGAGTTCACTGTCGTCCTGCCGCACCTGCGGGAAGAGACCGACGCCATTCATGTCGCCAAGATATTGCTGCAGCAACTGGCGGAATCCTTCAGCGTGGGAGACTACGAACTGCATATCGGCGCCAGCATTGGCGTGACGCTTTTCCCCAAAGACGGCGAAGACGCCTCCACCCTGATCAAGAACGCTGACATCGCCATGTACAAGGCCAAGGATAACGGTCGCAATCAGTATCGTTTCTTTGAGGAGCGCATGAACGAAGCCGTCGCCAGTCGCCTGATGCTGGAGGGCGATATCCGAGAGGCCACCCACAATGAGCAATTCCATTTAGAGTTCCAGCCCATCATAGACCTGAAAAATATGCGCCTGGCCGGCGCGGAAGCCCTGTTGCGCTGGCTGCATCCCCGCTTCGGAGAACTGCACCCCAGGGAGTTCATGTCCATTGCGGAAGAGACTGGCAATATCGTTCAGATCAGCGAGTGGTTGCTGCAAAATGCGCTTAATCTGGCGGCGGAGTGGCAGTATTCCCGACCTGCAGATCAGCAACCGTTCATCGCTGTTAATATGTCCCGGCGCCAGCTGATCAATTCGCAACACGTCAAGCGCTGGCGTGACATCATCCGTCAAAGCGAAGTGCCGCCGAGCTCACTGGTGCTGGAGCTGACCGAGCACAACCTGCTCAATGAATTTGAAGAAAGCCGACGCAGCCTGATGGAGCTGCATCAGATGGGCGTCCGATTATCCCTCGACGATTATGGCCACGGCGCGTCTTCCCTCACGCTGCTGAAAGACCTGCCTATCTCCATGCTGAAACTGGACGGCTTGCTGATCCGCAATCTCGGCCGTAAAACCAAAGAGGAAGTATTGATGGACGCGTTGGTGAAAATGGGGCGCGCCATGGATATGAAAATTGTCGCCGAGGGCGTGGAAACGCCGCAACAGCTCGCCGTGCTCAGGGAATCCGGCTGCGATTACGGCCAGGGATATTTGTTCAGTCCTCCGGCGCAGCCTCGCGAACTTTCCATGATGCTGGAAAAAGTGTTTAGCGTGCAGACCCAGGACGATTAA
- a CDS encoding adenosylmethionine--8-amino-7-oxononanoate transaminase, which produces MTTNAELRERDLKRVWHPCTQMKDHEFLPLIPIKSGKGVWLEDFDGNRYIDAVSSWWVNLFGHSHPYINDAIKSQLEQLEHVILAGFTHEPVVRLSERLAEVTPAGLNKCFYADNGSSAVEVALKMSFHYWRNSGQPNKTRFINLSNSYHGETLGALAVGDVALYKETYNALLNPVINVPGPDCFHREAGESWEAYCRRQFAHMEETLQKHAHETAAVIIEPLVQCAGSMRMHHPVYLKLLREACNRHGVHLIADEIAVGFGRTGTLFACEQADISPDFLCLSKGLTAGYLPLSVVMTHDFIYDAFYDDYATMRAFLHSHSYTGNPIGCSVALATLDIFQNQPVIEQNKRLAACMREHTAHFEDHPNVAEVRQTGMILAIEMVQDKASRTLFPWQERRGIRVYQHALKNQALLRPLGNVIYFMPPYVISEDEIAHLAKVAWDGLQLAVKD; this is translated from the coding sequence TTGACTACCAACGCAGAACTGCGGGAACGCGATCTCAAGCGTGTGTGGCACCCCTGCACCCAGATGAAGGACCATGAGTTTCTCCCTCTGATTCCGATAAAAAGCGGCAAGGGCGTCTGGCTGGAGGATTTCGACGGCAATCGCTACATCGACGCCGTTAGTTCCTGGTGGGTGAACCTGTTCGGCCATAGTCATCCCTATATCAATGACGCCATCAAGTCCCAGCTGGAACAGCTGGAGCACGTCATTCTGGCCGGCTTTACCCATGAACCGGTGGTGAGGCTGTCAGAACGTCTGGCGGAAGTGACGCCCGCGGGGCTCAATAAGTGCTTCTATGCCGACAATGGGTCCTCCGCAGTGGAAGTGGCGCTGAAGATGAGCTTCCATTACTGGCGCAATAGCGGCCAACCGAACAAAACCCGCTTCATCAATCTCAGCAACAGCTACCATGGCGAAACCCTGGGCGCGCTCGCCGTAGGCGACGTCGCCTTGTACAAAGAAACCTACAACGCGCTTCTCAATCCTGTCATCAATGTTCCCGGTCCGGATTGCTTCCACCGCGAAGCTGGCGAATCCTGGGAGGCGTATTGCCGACGCCAGTTTGCGCACATGGAGGAAACGCTACAGAAGCACGCCCATGAAACGGCGGCGGTGATCATTGAGCCGCTGGTGCAGTGCGCCGGCTCCATGCGCATGCACCACCCGGTGTATCTAAAGTTATTGCGGGAAGCCTGCAACCGCCATGGCGTTCACTTGATCGCGGATGAGATTGCAGTCGGCTTCGGTCGCACCGGTACGTTGTTCGCCTGCGAACAGGCGGATATTTCACCGGATTTCCTGTGCCTGTCGAAAGGCCTGACCGCCGGCTATCTGCCCTTGTCCGTGGTCATGACTCACGACTTCATTTACGACGCCTTCTACGACGACTACGCCACCATGCGCGCCTTCCTGCATTCGCACAGCTACACCGGCAATCCAATCGGCTGCAGCGTGGCGCTGGCGACGCTGGACATCTTCCAAAATCAGCCCGTGATCGAGCAAAATAAGCGCCTTGCCGCCTGCATGCGCGAGCATACCGCACATTTTGAGGACCACCCCAATGTAGCGGAAGTCCGCCAGACTGGAATGATCCTGGCGATTGAAATGGTGCAGGATAAGGCCTCGCGCACGCTCTTCCCCTGGCAGGAGCGGCGCGGCATACGGGTCTATCAGCATGCGTTGAAAAATCAGGCGCTGCTGCGTCCCCTGGGCAATGTTATTTACTTCATGCCGCCTTATGTGATCAGCGAAGACGAGATCGCTCATCTGGCCAAAGTGGCCTGGGATGGGCTGCAACTGGCGGTTAAGGACTGA
- a CDS encoding 16S rRNA (uracil(1498)-N(3))-methyltransferase produces MRNNRIFIDQPLDGLSQLTLTGDQANYVGRVLRMRPGDAFHLFTGDGRDFPAKVLAVGRREVEVALSAPLAVDAESPLSVHLGQVLSRGERMDYAVQKATEMGVTALTPLLSERCEVRLDGERQDKRWRHWRQVSISACEQCGRARVPDIGDVSPLESWLQNVTADLKLILHPGDARAWSPAQRPASVCLLIGPEGGFTDEEVSLAERHGFVHAPLGPRILRTETAPVAALALMQWLWGDFSDSSSA; encoded by the coding sequence TTGAGAAACAACCGAATCTTTATCGACCAGCCTCTTGATGGTCTTAGTCAACTGACGCTGACCGGCGATCAGGCCAATTACGTGGGGCGCGTGTTGCGCATGCGTCCCGGCGACGCTTTTCATTTATTCACTGGGGACGGCCGCGATTTTCCCGCCAAAGTCCTGGCGGTGGGTCGCAGGGAAGTGGAAGTGGCGCTGTCCGCACCACTGGCGGTCGACGCGGAATCCCCTCTTAGCGTGCATCTGGGACAGGTATTATCCCGGGGCGAACGCATGGATTACGCGGTGCAAAAGGCCACGGAAATGGGTGTTACGGCGCTCACGCCACTGCTGAGCGAGCGTTGCGAAGTGCGCCTGGATGGAGAACGCCAGGACAAACGCTGGCGTCACTGGCGGCAGGTGTCGATCAGCGCCTGTGAGCAATGCGGGCGCGCCCGCGTTCCCGACATCGGCGACGTATCGCCACTGGAAAGCTGGCTGCAAAACGTTACGGCGGATCTGAAGCTGATCCTGCATCCCGGTGACGCGCGCGCCTGGAGTCCGGCGCAACGTCCCGCCAGCGTATGCCTGTTGATTGGCCCTGAAGGCGGCTTTACAGATGAGGAAGTGTCTCTGGCGGAGCGTCATGGCTTCGTGCATGCGCCGCTCGGCCCACGCATTCTGCGCACAGAAACCGCTCCCGTGGCGGCGCTGGCGTTGATGCAATGGCTGTGGGGAGACTTCAGCGATTCTTCGTCAGCATAA